A single Denticeps clupeoides chromosome 7, fDenClu1.1, whole genome shotgun sequence DNA region contains:
- the thoc6 gene encoding THO complex subunit 6 homolog isoform X1 — MGPVELLHMSVYSQSFSPCGRFLAAGNNYGEISVFSLSAALSPDASEASQKPILTFTAHDGPVFSLLSTDSHLLSAGNGEISAWSWVELIKRNTKAVWTRRPNYKLGTSLEIPEINTMVLSLKDNSLFVGGGDNNIHMMDLETGVFKSTLQGHSDYIHCLAVREREGELLSGAEDGAVRIWDSRTGRSVHCVEIYKYEECSRPQFGKWIGCLATDSDWMLCGGGPSLSLWHLRSLSPTSVFPILGCQRQAAFYQDLILSVGEGGSLNHCLLSGEVKAQIPCTPPCLNTLALNGTEQRVLTLGGSSDQIDVFTNLSYRAFSLSF, encoded by the exons ATGGGTCCAGTTGAG CTTCTCCACATGTCGGTTTACTCTCAGAGCTTCTCCCCGTGTGGCCGGTTTTTGGCAGCTGGAAACAATTACGGCGAGATCTCTGTGTTCAG CCTATCTGCAGCCCTGAGCCCCGATGCATCAGAGGCCAGTCAGAAACCCATCCTCACCTTCACAG CTCATGATGGTCCAGTGTTTTCTCTCCTATCCACGGACTCTCACCTGCTGAGTGCTGGGAACGGGGAGATCAGTGCGTGGAGCTGGGTGGAGCTCATCAAGAGG AATACCAAAGCAGTGTGGACAAGAAGGCCTAATTACAAGTTAGG AACCAGCCTTGAAATTCCTGAGATTAACACCATGGTCCTCAGTCTTAAA GACAACAGCTTGTTTGTTGGCGGTGGAGACAATAACATCCACATGATGGACCTGGAGACGGGTGTCTTTAAG tccACCCTGCAGGGCCACAGCGACTACATCCACTGTCTGGCGGTccgagagagagaaggggagcTGCTGTCGGGGGCTGAGGACGGAGCCGTGAGGATATGGG ACTCCCGGACGGGCAGATCAGTCCACTGCGTCGAAATTTACAAATACGAG GAATGTTCCCGCCCCCAGTTTGGGAAGTGGATCGGCTGCCTTGCTACAGATTCTGATTGGATG ctcTGTGGGGGCGggccgtccctctctctctggcacCTCCGCTCCTTGTCCCCTACCTCAGTCTTTCCCATCTTGGGGTGCCAGCGCCAAGCTGCCTTCTACCAGGACCTG ATCTTATCAGTGGGCGAGGGTGGCTCCCTGAACCACTGTCTCCTCAGCGGGGAGGTGAAAGCCCAGATCCCCTGCACCCCGCCATGCCTGAATACGTTGGCCCTGAACGGCACGGAGCAAAGG GTTTTGACGCTAGGGGGCAGCAGTGACCAGATCGATGTCTTCACCAACTTGTCCTACAGAGCATTTTCTCTCTCGTTTTAG
- the thoc6 gene encoding THO complex subunit 6 homolog isoform X2: MGPVELLHMSVYSQSFSPCGRFLAAGNNYGEISVFSLSAALSPDASEASQKPILTFTAHDGPVFSLLSTDSHLLSAGNGEISAWSWVELIKRNTKAVWTRRPNYKTSLEIPEINTMVLSLKDNSLFVGGGDNNIHMMDLETGVFKSTLQGHSDYIHCLAVREREGELLSGAEDGAVRIWDSRTGRSVHCVEIYKYEECSRPQFGKWIGCLATDSDWMLCGGGPSLSLWHLRSLSPTSVFPILGCQRQAAFYQDLILSVGEGGSLNHCLLSGEVKAQIPCTPPCLNTLALNGTEQRVLTLGGSSDQIDVFTNLSYRAFSLSF; encoded by the exons ATGGGTCCAGTTGAG CTTCTCCACATGTCGGTTTACTCTCAGAGCTTCTCCCCGTGTGGCCGGTTTTTGGCAGCTGGAAACAATTACGGCGAGATCTCTGTGTTCAG CCTATCTGCAGCCCTGAGCCCCGATGCATCAGAGGCCAGTCAGAAACCCATCCTCACCTTCACAG CTCATGATGGTCCAGTGTTTTCTCTCCTATCCACGGACTCTCACCTGCTGAGTGCTGGGAACGGGGAGATCAGTGCGTGGAGCTGGGTGGAGCTCATCAAGAGG AATACCAAAGCAGTGTGGACAAGAAGGCCTAATTACAA AACCAGCCTTGAAATTCCTGAGATTAACACCATGGTCCTCAGTCTTAAA GACAACAGCTTGTTTGTTGGCGGTGGAGACAATAACATCCACATGATGGACCTGGAGACGGGTGTCTTTAAG tccACCCTGCAGGGCCACAGCGACTACATCCACTGTCTGGCGGTccgagagagagaaggggagcTGCTGTCGGGGGCTGAGGACGGAGCCGTGAGGATATGGG ACTCCCGGACGGGCAGATCAGTCCACTGCGTCGAAATTTACAAATACGAG GAATGTTCCCGCCCCCAGTTTGGGAAGTGGATCGGCTGCCTTGCTACAGATTCTGATTGGATG ctcTGTGGGGGCGggccgtccctctctctctggcacCTCCGCTCCTTGTCCCCTACCTCAGTCTTTCCCATCTTGGGGTGCCAGCGCCAAGCTGCCTTCTACCAGGACCTG ATCTTATCAGTGGGCGAGGGTGGCTCCCTGAACCACTGTCTCCTCAGCGGGGAGGTGAAAGCCCAGATCCCCTGCACCCCGCCATGCCTGAATACGTTGGCCCTGAACGGCACGGAGCAAAGG GTTTTGACGCTAGGGGGCAGCAGTGACCAGATCGATGTCTTCACCAACTTGTCCTACAGAGCATTTTCTCTCTCGTTTTAG